The following coding sequences are from one Schizosaccharomyces osmophilus chromosome 1, complete sequence window:
- the pop6 gene encoding RNase P and RNase MRP subunit Pop6/Pop7-like protein produces MIISERSNTKQLLKPFWNDLLDKKEVSAIAEGDATVKLVSLIELVKRRCEEQNISVRQSTSVLPSIRTLGNGLEKETSSKPKLKIGLQVIEETS; encoded by the coding sequence ATGATTATAAGCGAAAGATCGAACACTAAGCAGCTTCTGAAACCGTTTTGGAACGATTTAttagataaaaaagaagtttctGCCATTGCAGAAGGAGATGCTACTGTGAAACTTGTAAGTTTGATCGAGCTCGTCAAACGTCGATGCGAAGAACAGAATATTTCCGTTCGTCAATCAACCTCTGTTCTTCCTAGTATCCGGACTTTGGGGAATGGactggaaaaagaaacaagctCTAAACCGAAGCTGAAAATTGGCCTACAGGTCATTGAGGAAACAAGTTAG
- the dlc1 gene encoding dynein light chain Dlc1 → MSCPLNSVILEEICTDAAKPVLEATEYDGEKSAEMNQAVIYGVLNALNKKTQSYKWVVSSTLVQKLPDDHPSRGVHAAHAACWNVEKDGMTTIKETGQAVDVILSIMWISI, encoded by the exons ATGAGCTGC CCTCTAAATTCTGTAATACTTGAAGAGATCTGTACTGATGCTGCAAAGCCTGTGCTTGAAGCAACTGAATATGACGGTGAGAAAAGCGCCGAAATGAATCAAGCTGTTATT TATGGCGTTTTGAATGCCCTCAATAAGAAAACCCAGTCTTATAAATGGGTTGTTAGTTCTACATTAGTCCAAAAGTTACCCGACGATCATCCTTCTCGTGGTGTGCATGCCGCTCATGCTGCCTGTTGGaatgttgaaaaagatgGAATGACTACAATTAAAGAAACCGGCCAAGCCGTTGATGTGATTCTGAGTATCATGTGGATTTCCATTTGA
- the fmt1 gene encoding mitochondrial methionyl-tRNA formyltransferase Fmt1, with translation MPSKLPLNVVFFGTDEFSIPILHKLASCAQRIHMVSAGGKRPRGRDPISLPAAATEAKRIGIECIVLKKGWDGFQLKPDDHLAVSASFGRFIPESILGQLVHGGINIHPSFLPKYRGASPIYSTILHDDTEAGVTIQRMDTTEFDRGRALAQGILPLHGDEHYNDLRDKLAKGASSMLNSVLQQSLYKRSNSRPDLEPTVYGTLTDLGKYQQSESAFPIPTASWARKISPESARIIWESMTSRQIYNITRAFEHAWTLINDKKIFLYNLMPLQQWLNQSKADVSNDNCDWNQMQPGQFTLFKKKFFIIKTLDSAIVVVGGVQRQSGSFVSALEWVRTYNSGKGGTFITDL, from the coding sequence ATGCCTTCAAAACTTCCATTAAATGTCGTTTTTTTTGGTACAGATGAGTTTTCAATTCCTATTCTTCATAAATTAGCAAGTTGCGCCCAAAGGATACATATGGTAAGTGCTGGGGGGAAAAGGCCTAGAGGAAGAGATCCTATTTCATTACCAGCAGCTGCTacagaagcaaaaagaattgggATTGAATGTATTgtattgaaaaaaggaTGGGATGGGTTTCAGTTAAAACCCGATGACCATTTGGCTGTCTCTGCTAGTTTTGGTCGCTTTATTCCAGAATCAATTTTGGGTCAATTAGTTCACGGTGGGATTAATATCCATCcctcttttcttccaaaatacAGAGGAGCAAGCCCTATATACTCAACGATTCTCCATGACGATACTGAAGCTGGTGTTACAATTCAGAGGATGGACACAACGGAATTTGACAGAGGAAGGGCGCTCGCTCAGGGTATACTTCCGCTTCATGGAGATGAGCATTATAATGATCTCAGAGACAAACTTGCAAAGGGAGCCTCATCAATGCTAAATTCAGTATTGCAACAGTCCCTCTACAAAAGATCAAATTCAAGACCCGACTTAGAACCAACAGTTTATGGAACCCTGACAGATTTAGGAAAGTATCAACAAAGTGAGAGtgcttttccaattccCACAGCAAGTTGGGCTCGAAAGATATCTCCAGAAAGCGCTCGCATTATCTGGGAGTCAATGACAAGCAGACAAATATACAATATTACCAGAGCGTTTGAACATGCATGGACTTTAattaatgataaaaagaTATTTCTCTATAACTTGATGCCTCTACAACAATGGTTGAACCAATCCAAAGCTGATGTTTCCAACGACAACTGTGATTGGAATCAAATGCAACCAGGTCAGTTCactttatttaaaaaaaaattttttataattaaaACCCTCGATTCCGCTATTGTTGTAGTAGGTGGAGTTCAGCGACAATCTGGATCTTTTGTTTCCGCATTGGAATGGGTACGAACATATAACAGCGGTAAAGGAGGAACATTTATCACTGATTTATAA
- the dad2 gene encoding DASH complex subunit Dad2: MLNSRITEKEKEYASICKLKEISQEMSKKLELLAERLETLNDGSEAVSTVLQNWPMIFESIQLASQNTEALVRVPHTLDEKQPSDSFSNQ, encoded by the exons ATGTTGAATAGTCGAATtactgaaaaagaaaaagaatatgcTTCCATATGTAAATTAAAGGAGATTTCTCAAGAAATGtctaaaaaattggaaCTTTTAGCCGAAAGACTGGAGACTTTGAATGATGGTAGTGAAG CTGTGTCTACAGTTTTACAAAACTGGCCTATGATTTTTGAATCCATACAATTAGCTTCTCAAAATACGGAAGCTCTAGTTCGAGTTCCTCATACCCTTGATGAGAAGCAGCCATCCGACTCTTTCTCAAATCAATAG